AGCATTTCAGATGAACAATTATGTGTTGCAGTATTTGCACGATCAAAATAATGATGCTATCAGAGTTGGCTCTGTTCCTGGTCATGTGGTACTCAATCGAGATCGTGAAGGTGCTGATAATAATTTATTTCTTGATTATTTTTCAGAAAGTCCACGCTATAATGATCGTCAGTTTCGTCGTAGATATCGGATGTCCCGTAATTTGTTCCTCCGAATAGTTGATGAAGTTAAAGCTCATGATATGTACTTTGTACAACATGCCGATGCTATGGGTAGATTTGTATTATCTACTCTGCAAATAATTACAGCCGTATTTAGAATGTTGGCATAAAGTTTCCAGCGGATGCCACTGATGAATATGTGAAAATTGGAGAGTTGACTGCAATTGAGAGCCTGAAGAGATTTTGCCGAGCTGTCGTAGAGGTTTTTGGCGAGCAGTATTTGAGATCACCAACACCTAATGATGCTGCAAGGCTTCTACACATCGGTGAACAACGTGGCTTTCCAGGAATACTAGGCAGTCTAGACTGCATGCATTGGAAATGGAAAAATTATCCAACAGCATGGGTTGGACAATATGCAGGTCGTAGTGGATCCCTAACAATTATTCTTGAAGCTGTGGCTGATTATGACCTTTGGATATGGCATGCATATTTTGGTATGCCCGGCACCAATAATGACATTAATGTTTTAGAGTCATCATATTTGTTTTCCGATCTTGCTGCAGGTACTGCTCCTCCCGCCCATTATgttattcaaggacaagaatatAATATGGGTTATTATTTAGCTGATGGTATATATCCAAAATGGTCAACCCTTGTACAAACTATTTGTGAGCCATGTTCGACAAAGAAGAAATATTTTGCGATGAAACAAGAATCATGTCGAAAAGATGTTGAACGTACATTCAGAGTTTTGCAACAACGTTTTGCAATTGTTGCAGGACCATCACGTTTTTGGAAAAAAGAAGTGCTACATGATATAATGACTATATGTATTATATTGCACAACATGATAATCGAGAATGAGCGTGATCTTAATGCACCAATTCAAGATGATTTGGAAGGTCCACCTCCAACAGTAGAAATGGCAGTAGATGAAAATCAACGATTTCAAGAATTTTTATCTCGACATAGAAGAATTAAGGACAAAGATGCTCATTTTGCACTTCGTAATGCATTAATATATCATTTATGGGAGAATACTAGAGGTTGAAATCGAATATTTATGTAGTATTACGAATGAAATTTATCGTTatgtaatatgtatttaattaatcTTGTATCGCAATAActtcacttttatttgaattattagtTAATCTATAATAATTGCTTGCAAagtatattatttaaaattttatggaattattttaatggaaattacaaattaatgaaaataaaagatggaatttGTTTAAtggaaattaaaaattaaaattaaaatgaaagataataatataatatagaatagagagaagaatataaaagaGAATATTCTCTTTTGGGGGGAAAATGGGGGAATGGTTGGAGTAAGTTGTCCCCAAAATGGGGGTAAAGGTTGGAGATGCCCTTAATAGTGTGAGATCTTCCGAGAAAAACCGGGCGGCTTGATTCAAAGCGGACACTATGACATCGTGTTAAAAGTATATTTTAGAGTCCATTACTCAGATGATCACTCAACTATCCGAAATCATCTACCAAAGTAATCTTTCTTTCGTTCgtaacaacaaagtcacttaactatgtcaatagcactcagaaggtcactcaactagatttctCAATTTTTGATAGTCAAATACCtgttttaccctctaaattatcaacttttatcttctttttatttttgttagctTTTTAATACAAtaatttttttctcattttaatacatattatggacttaccttaaaataaataaattttatttataaattaaaaaataaaatagtatttaagcatatataatgttAGAATAGTAAAATATTGCGCATAGTAGAAAGTTAATTAGAACAATTAGTTCGtaataataattttgatattaacaaaaaaaaactcaaaaagttatttacacaattgagaatgaaagaaaataaaagttttaaaatatatattccacgtactatagaaaataattattaaaaataaaggtatttttgTAATATACATTACATATTCTTGAATATTATgttcaattatattattattttgacaCTATATAtgctagaaaaatattttttttatttttaatttttatataaaatatttttgttatgtaggtaagtccataatgttgattaaaaagagaaaaaatcataatattaaaaaatcaaaaaaataacataagataaaagttgataatttagaaggtaaaataggtatttggcgATCAAAAGTTTGATAAATCTAGTTGACTGACATTCTGAGTGTTATAGACGTAGTTAAGTGACTTTGctgttacaaacgaaagaaagaTGACTTTGGTACATAATTTCGGAAAGTTGGATGACCATGTGAGTAACGAACTCGTATTTTTTAATCAAGTTTAGCCTAGCATTTTTCCCCCTGCCGACTTGTCATATGGTGCATTAGAAATTAGGCAGACTCATATCTATAAATTAAGAAGGGGAATGTTGGAGCAATAATAAAGATGTCTCTGTATCACCTATAAGTTAGAGGTTCGAGCCATGGAaggccactaatgcttgcattaggataAACGACTATCTACATCATACCATTTGGAGTGTAGCCTTTTCCCGAGCCATGCGTGAATGTGAGATGCTTTGTACGGGCTGCCCCTTTTCCCATCCGTAAATTAAGATCTAATATGAAAGTATCTATAGGAGGGAGAGGAGTAAGTCCGCTAACCCGATGGATAATGTGCTCATGGTCTGTATGATTGCAACTACTTGCaagaaacaaaaaacaaaaacaaaatgaaTGCTTGTGTTTCCATAAAGTTTTCTTTGAGCAAAATCGTTTTATCCTTTGGACAGGGATTGGGGATGCTATGGTATGAGACTCACCGGCTAAGTATTAAAGCATTGTTTGGGGCACTGGCATTGTTAACTCTTTGGTAAAGCTGGGCGAGATGTCACTTTGAAAGCATTTCTAGCTGATCAACTATCGAAATCTAACGAAGAAACAAACGAAGAGAATGAAAATCTTATAGAGACAtgtcgaaaaattatttggagagtTTGTTGGATTTTTGGTATAATTATAGCAACTGTATGGCTCTCAAATACAGAGTGGGAGGTGCTTGCAAAGATATCTACAATCGCAATGGTAGCAGGATTTTCTCTGTTCTTGTTAGGCATCCCATTCTATGAACGCAAGAAACCATCTCCTAGTCCTATCCTTGATGTTTTCAAGGTCGTTAAAGCGGCACTATCAAAGATTCATCTTGATTACCCAGTTTCTCCTAGTCAGTTGTTCATGAATAACACAAGTGATACAAAGATTCTTCCTAATATTGCACTCCTCAGGTACTACTTACTCTCCCCATACTACTTTGATACCCGTACTCCCTCGAGTTGCAGGGTAAGGCTGTGTAcaatagactcttgtggtccggtcCTTCCCTTGACCCCGCGCATAGCAGGTGCttcgtgcaccgggctgccctttataTAACATACTCTTTCAAGTTGAAACAATTATTACGAGCATATACCTCCAGTGTCACAAAGtcttatagccacacaaatgttatgacATATTTAGACCATAAGTTTGACAAGTCAGTATCTCAATAAACTGTACTTAAGTTAACCATATTGCAGATGGTTAGACAAAGCTGCCATTTTGGAACCATCACCTCCTTGTCCAGTA
This region of Nicotiana tomentosiformis chromosome 4, ASM39032v3, whole genome shotgun sequence genomic DNA includes:
- the LOC104111573 gene encoding uncharacterized protein, whose translation is MHWKWKNYPTAWVGQYAGRSGSLTIILEAVADYDLWIWHAYFGMPGTNNDINVLESSYLFSDLAAGTAPPAHYVIQGQEYNMGYYLADGIYPKWSTLVQTICEPCSTKKKYFAMKQESCRKDVERTFRVLQQRFAIVAGPSRFWKKEVLHDIMTICIILHNMIIENERDLNAPIQDDLEGPPPTVEMAVDENQRFQEFLSRHRRIKDKDAHFALRNALIYHLWENTRG